The Hemiscyllium ocellatum isolate sHemOce1 chromosome 7, sHemOce1.pat.X.cur, whole genome shotgun sequence genome window below encodes:
- the fign gene encoding fidgetin: protein MQWTPEHAQPLSQWPEQHFDISSTTRSPAHKADVFRGHLQRTYQYAWANDDISALTASNLLKKYAEKYSGILEGPTERSILSSYSEGPPGLVNGRKNEGEPWQSSLNSEGVYPMSCVPDVITASKSGVTTTLPPTDASGNIGTSPGVASNLPEPSYSTSTCGSLHSGLPPVGASQEYATAYNGSYLHSSYSSQSAPALPSPHPSPLHSSGLLQPPPPPPPPPPPPPPSLVPGYSTGSSNISGTVYNYPSAGYPPQTPVGPGYSPGAAPPPSAYLPSGIAAPTPLPPTTVPGYSYQSHGLPPIAPSPLSTSSANSLKRKAFYMAGQGEMEPSYGNYSYGQQRTAQSPMYRMPDNSISNSNRGNGFDRSAESAPLAFKPTKQLIVTDQQRKFSSQSNRALTPPSYSAGKNSLGPSRSTESFSKFTSPVMNERSDEHRQLLPHPIQGPGIRAATSSNRPADELLKNTDSHLIELVTNEIINQGPPIDWSDIAGLEMAKASIKEEVLWPILRPDVFTGLSALPRSILFFGPQGTGKMLLGRCIASQLGATFFRINGSALISKWLGEGDKIIQASFLVARCRQPAVIFISEVDLLLSSQVNEEPSPISRIKTELLMQLDTSVTSVEDQVVVICSTSKPEEIDEAGRRYFMRRLLIPLPDSSARHQMVIHLLSQHNYCLSDKEIALIVQRTESFSGLDVVRLCQEAMVGPLHAMQGTDLSAIMPNQLRPITYQDFDNAFCKIQPSISQKELDVYVEWNKMFGGSQ, encoded by the coding sequence ATGCAGTGGACGCCAGAGCATGCCCAGCCTCTGAGCCAGTGGCCGGAACAGCACTTTGACATTTCCTCCACTACTCGTTCACCAGCCCACAAAGCAGACGTGTTCAGAGGCCATCTGCAACGTACCTATCAATATGCCTGGGCCAACGATGATATCTCTGCACTGACTGCCTCAAACCTACTGAAAAAATATGCAGAGAAATATTCCGGAATTTTAGAAGGCCCCACTGAGCGATCGATCTTAAGTAGCTACTCAGAGGGGCCACCAGGACTGGTTAATGGGCGGAAAAATGAAGGTGAGCCTTGGCAATCCTCACTGAACTCTGAAGGTGTGTATCCTATGAGCTGTGTTCCAGACGTCATAACTGCAAGTAAATCAGGAGTGACCACTACCCTTCCACCGACAGATGCTTCTGGAAATATTGGAACCTCTCCTGGAGTAGCCAGTAATCTGCCAGAACCAAGTTATTCCACCAGTACCTGTGGCAGTCTCCATTCTGGGCTCCCACCAGTTGGTGCTTCTCAGGAATATGCCACAGCTTACAATGGCTCTTACCTGCATTCAAGTTACAGTAGTCAATCAGCTCCAGCACTTCCATCACCTCATCCATCACCTTTGCACAGCTCTGGCCTTCTTCAGCCTCCGCCGCcgcctcctcctccaccaccccctccacctccttcctTAGTTCCAGGCTATAGTACAGGTTCATCCAATATTTCTGGCACTGTGTATAATTATCCCTCCGCTGGCTACCCCCCACAGACTCCTGTTGGCCCTGGCTACAGTCCTGGTgcagccccacctccctctgcTTATCTGCCATCAGGCATTGCTGCTCCAACTCCTCTCCCTCCAACCACTGTACCAGGCTACAGTTACCAGAGTCATGGCTTGCCACCAATTGCTCCATCACCACTTAGTACCAGTTCGGCCAATTCTCTGAAAAGAAAAGCTTTCTACATGGCTGGGCAGGGGGAAATGGAGCCTAGCTATGGAAATTACAGTTATGGACAACAACGGACTGCGCAGAGCCCTATGTACAGAATGCCAGATAATAGCATTTCAAACTCAAACAGAGGAAATGGCTTTGACAGGAGTGCTGAGTCGGCACCTCTAGCATTTAAACCAACAAAACAGCTGATAGTCACCGATCAGCAAAGAAAATTCAGCAGCCAGTCAAACAGGGCCCTCACACCCCCTTCGTACAGTGCTGGTAAAAATTCCTTGGGACCATCAAGATCCACCGAATCTTTCAGCAAATTCACCTCGCCGGTGATGAATGAACGTAGTGATGAGCACAGGCAACTCCTCCCACATCCAATCCAGGGCCCAGGCATTCGCGCAGCTACCTCATCAAACCGGCCAGCTGATGAACTGTTGAAGAACACTGATTCACACCTCATAGAACTTGTAACCAATGAAATTATAAACCAAGGGCCTCCAATAGACTGGAGTGACATAGCAGGCCTTGAAATGGCTAAGGCATCTATAAAGGAGGAGGTTTTATGGCCCATACTGAGGCCAGATGTTTTCACCGGACTCAGTGCTCTACCAAGAAGCATCCTTTTTTTCGGTCCTCAAGGAACTGGCAAAATGTTATTGGGCAGGTGCATAGCTAGTCAGCTAGGTGCCACCTTCTTCCGAATCAATGGCTCAGCACTTATTTCAAagtggctgggggagggggacaaGATCATTCAGGCCTCTTTCCTTGTGGCACGCTGTCGTCAGCCCGCTGTCATTTTCATCAGCGAAGTTGATTTGCTTCTTTCATCACAAGTGAATGAAGAACCCAGTCCCATCAGTCGTATTAAAACAGAGCTCCTCATGCAGCTGGACACTTCAGTGACCTCTGTGGAGGATCAGGTTGTGGTAATTTGCTCCACCAGTAAACCAGAGGAAATAGATGAAGCTGGTCGCAGATACTTTATGAGACGACTTTTAATCCCATTGCCTGACAGTTCAGCAAGGCACCAGATGGTAATACACTTGCTCTCACAGCACAACTACTGCCTCAGTGACAAGGAGATTGCACTGATCGTGCAGCGTACTGAGAGCTTCTCTGGCTTGGATGTGGTTCGACTGTGTCAGGAAGCTATGGTAGGCCCTCTTCATGCAATGCAGGGCACAGACCTTTCAGCCATCATGCCTAATCAGTTAAGGCCAATCACGTACCAGGACTTTGATAATGCTTTTTGCAAGATCCAGCCAAGCATTTCCCAGAAAGAGCTGGATGTGTATGTTGAGTGGAACAAAATGTTTGGCGGCAGCCAATGA